The sequence below is a genomic window from bacterium.
GCCTCGACGTCGACGTTGGGGACGCGGTAGGGGCCACAGGCGAACCGCGCCGAGCAGGACACCGTGTAAGCCGAGGTGGAGGCGTAGGCACCCCCGTCGAGCAGGATGCGCCCCTCGACGGCCACGAGTTCTCCCTCGGCTGTGGCGTGGTGCCGGAACCACATCCTGGCGGGGTGCCGGTGGACGTGGCCGACGAACGACTCGTCGCGCTGGTAGATCATCTTGACGGGACGGCCGGTTCGCAGGGCCAGCATGCAGGCGTGCACGTGCATGGAGAGGTCCTCCCGGGCGCCGAACGCTCCGCCGGTGCCCGCAAGGTGCAGCCGCACGTCGTCCTCGCTCAGCCCCAGGCACGGAGCGACCTGCGCCAAGTCCTGATGAAGGCCCTGTGTGGCGACGTACAGGTCGATGCCGCCTCTGCCGTCGGGCACCGCAAGGCCCGACTCCGGACCCAGGAAGGCCTGGTCCTGGATCCCCACCTCGTAGGTGCCCTCCACGACCACCTCAGCGGAACCGTCGATGCTGCCGCGGCGGATCGGCACCGTGTGGATCACGTTGCCGTCGGGATGGATGGGCGCGGCGGTGGCGGCCGACTCCGGGTCGGTCAGCGCCGGTAGCGGTTCGTACTCCACGGTGATCGCCTCGAGTGCCATCTGGCACGTCTCTGCATGATCGGCGGCCACGACGGCGACCGGTTCACCCTCGTAACGCACGATGTCGGAGGCCAGGACCGGCTGGTCGGGGAGGGTCAATCCGTATGAGTTCCGCCCGGGAACGTCCTCGGCGGTGAGCACGGCGACCACGCCCGCGATCGTCAACGCCCTGGAGGTGTCGATGGACAGCAGGCGGGCGTGGGGATGGGGCGAGCGCAGTGTGCGCCCCCAGAGCATGGCGTCGGCGTGCAGGTCTGAGGAGAAGGCGAACACCCCGGTGACCTTGGGCACGCCGTCGGGGCGCGGCGCCGACTCGCCCACCCGCGAGGCCGGCCGCGGCGGCGCCAGGGTTGCCGCGGTCTGGTGCGCCCCGAGGACGGGGCGCACCGTCGTCACGTCTGCCTGTTCACCTACGCAGGCGCCAGGCTCGATCCTCGGCTCGGTGACGTCAATGGCCGTCGTTCCTCCCGGCTACCGGTCAGAGGTCGACGCCCTCGACGTTGGGCATGACCCAGAACATCGAGCGCAGATCCCCGACTGCCATCACCTCACCGTCAGCGAGGATCTCGTTGCCACCGATGTCCGACAGCGGGCCGGTATACACCTGGCCCGCACCGCTGGAGATCCGCTCGATCTCGGCCTCGACGATAGCCTTCTCGTCGTCGGAGAGTTGGTCGTAGAGCGGCCCCCACTCGGTGAGTGTGATGGCGCCGTCGTCCATGCTCAAGTACGAGAACTCGGTCTTGAAGTCGCCGTCGAAGATGGACTGGATGTAGCTCTCGATCTGCGGTCTCCAGTCGTACTCGGCGGTAACGACCGTCACGGTCGGTGCATAGGTGCTGGCGTCCACCTGCACGCCCGCGTAGGGCACCCCGGCGCTCTCGACGACCGGGCCGATCGCCGGGCTCGGCAGGCTCGTGGACATGAAGGTGACACCGGAGTCCACGAGGCTGCGCGCCGCTTGGCCCTGCAGGCTCGTGTCCACCCAGTCGTTGGTGAACACGACCTTGAGCGTGGCGGTCGGGTTGGTGAGCTGCATTCCGATGGCGAACCCGTTGATCGTCCGGATGTCGTAGGGGATGGCGAACGCGTCCACCCAACCGATGTCATCGCCGGGTTCGACCATCAGGCCCGCCACGACGCCGGAGATGTAGGCGCCGTCCTCGGGGGCGTTGACGTAGCCGGCGAAGTTGTCGAGGTCGCCGGGGTTGTCCCACTGGCTGGCGACGAAGTAGACGTCGGGGTTCTCGTAGGCCGCGGCGATCATCGGTTCACCCTGCTCGTAGCTCGTGCCCACGATCACGTCGATGCCCTCGAGGATTGCCGTCTCGATGACCGAGGTGATGACGTCGGCCCCCCAGAGGCTCTCCTTGAACGTCGTGGAGACGCGATCCCCGTAGGTCTCCTCGATCCCCATACGGGCGTTGTCGAAGGTCTGGGTCCAGCCGCCGTCGCGGGCGGGCCCCGAATACAGGAACAGGATCTCCAGCGGCTCGTCGTCCATCGCCGGTTCCTCGGCCGCGGGTTCCGGTGGCGGCGGCGGCGGCTCCTCCGGTGGCGGTGGCGGTGGTTCCTCGGGTGCGGCAGCGGGCGCCTCTGCCGGCTCCGGCGGTGGTGCGGGTGCGGGCTCGGGAGGAGCCGGGGCCGGCTCAGGTGCCGGCGCGGGTGCTGCCGTGGGCTCGGCGGCGTCGTCACCGCAGGCGCCTGCGATGAGTGTTCCGACGGCCAGAACCGCCAAGATGAGGAACAACCGGCCGGCGCTCGAGCGCCGGGCCTTTCGTGTCTTAACCGTCATGGTCTCTCCCCTTCCCCTCAAGGAATCCCGCCCGGCTTCCTCCGGCGAATCGCGAGAGAGCCGCGCATTGGCCTGACCATGCAGACTAGTAGGCCGAATTCATAAGTCAAGTACGGAAAGTCTAGCATTAGCACATGTCTTGCTTATGGTAAGTCGTCACGCCTCCTCTCTCGAGTACGGCTCACCGAGCGCTGCCGGCGCGTTGAGCCGCCCTCGAGCCCAGCCACTGGAGACCAGCACGACGGCCACGATCGTCAGGACGTACGGCAGCGAACTGAAGATCTCCGGCGGCAGATCGACGCCGCGCGCCTGCAAGGTGAAGCCGAGGCTGGTCACGATGCCGAAGAGGTATGCCCCCCCAAGCAGCAGGCCGGGTCGCCAGAAGGCGGTGATGACCAGGGCGATGGCGATCCATCCGGCACCGGCGGTGATGCCGTCGATCCAAGAGGGTTGGAGTTCGAGCGTGTAGTAGGAGCCGGCCACGCCGGCGAGAGCGCCGCCAACCATGGTGTGGCCGTAGCGGTAACGGGACACGTTGATCCCCATGGCGTCGGCGGAACGGGGATCCTCACCGACGGCCTGCAGGTGCAGGCCGGTCTGCGTGCGATAGAGGTAGAAGGCCACCAGCGCCACCAGGAGCCACGACACGTAGACCAGCGCGTTCTGTCCGAAGATCAACGGCCCCACGATCGGTGTTTCACTGAGACCCAGGACGTCGTAGGAGGGGAGTTCGTAGCGCGCCGACGGGCCGGCCAGTTCCCCGATGGCCGCCAGGTAACTCGAGAGCCCCGTGGATCCACCCAGGATCAGCAGTGCCAGACCGGAGACGACCTGGTTGGCCCGCAGCGTGACCACGGCGAACGCATAGAGCGTCGCCATAGCCATCCCGACCAGCGCGGCGATCAGCATGGCAAGGAGTAGAGCGAGCCAGCCGGGCCCCTCGAACGACTGGACGAACCAGAAGGCGGTGACGGCGCCCATGAGCATCATGGCCTCCACGCCGAGGTTCATGACCCCGCTGCGCTCGGCCAGCAACTCGCCCAGGCCTGCCAGGACCAGCGGCGTCCCGTAGAAGACGCCGGCCGCCAGCAGATCCACGAACAGCGACTCGTTCATGACTCTGCTCCGTGGTCGGCTTGGGTGGCGGAGATGTCGCCCGCCGCAGCCGCGTCAGGAGACTCGCCGGGTGGTGGCGCCCGAGTGGCGCTCCCGTCGCGCCGACCGATGACCACGCGGTAGCGGGCGCTCACCTCGCTCGCCGCCACCAGCAGCAGGATGATGCCCTGGTTCACGCCGATGAGCCCCAGCGGCAGGTCGGGCCCCTGGAGGTTGAAGCCGGCGTTGTTCAGAGCGCCCACCAGGATGGCGCTCACGACGATGGCGAGTGGGTGGTAGCGGACCAGCGCCGCCACGGCGATGCCGGTGTAGCCGAACACGGCCAGCTGCAGGTTCTTCGGCTCGAGACGGTGCGAGATGTCGCCGATCTGGCTGGCCCCCGCGATGCCGGCGAGGGCGCCGGACAGCAGCATGACCAGTATGAGCAGCCGGCCGGTCCGGATGCCCGCATAGCGGCCCGCCGCCGGGCTGTCGGCCGACACCCTCATCTGGAAACCGAACCGCGTGCTGCGCACCACGAACAGGAGCGCCAGCGCCAGCACCGCTCCCAGGATGAAGCCGAACGGCACGACGACGGTCGTGCCGTACTGCGGCCAGAAGGCCTCTTCCGCCAAGGTCTTGGCTCGCGGGAAGACCCGCGCGCTCTGCGTGGACAGGTCGCGCCAGTAGGACGTCGAATCGAAGATCAGGTAGAAGAGGATCAGCGGCGCGATGTAGTTCAGCATCAGCGTCGTGAGGACCTCGTTGGTGTTCAGGTAGACCCGCAACAGCGCGGCGATTGCTGCCCACAGGCAGCCTCCGACGATGCCCGCCAGGATCATCAGGGTCATGACGGTGGTGAGACTCTGCCCGCCGAAGTACGTGCCCGCGGCGGCCGCCAGCATGGCGCCGATCATCAACTGGCCGTCGGCGCCGATGTTCCACACCTTCATGCGGAACGTGACGGCCGCGGCGAGCCCCGTCAGCAGCAGCGGCGTGGCGGCCACGAGCGTGTTGGAGAACGCTCCGGGGTTGGTGAAGGCCGCCCGCACCATGCGCTGGTAGATGTCGATGGGATCGCGGCCGCTGGCCCACAGCACCAGCGCGCCGATGGCGAGGGCCGCGATCACCGCAATCGGCGGTGTGGCCGGACCCAGCCAGCGCGGCGGTTTCAGCCGCCGTTCGAAGTGGATCTCAGGAAGCCACCGCACCGGCGTCCTCCAGCGCGCCGCCCATCATCAGTACCCCGACCTGCTCGGCGTCGGCGCCGTCTCCTTGGATCACGCCCTGGATCCGGCCGCGGGAGATGACGGCGATCCGATCCGCCAGGTCGAGGATCTCGCCGAGGTCCTCGGAGATCATCAGGATGGCCGCGCCGCCGGCGGCCGCTTCGAGCAGGAGCGTGCGAATGGATTCCATCGCCGACACGTCCAGCCCCCGTGTCGGCGTGGCGACGACCAGCACCTGTGGCTCCGAGGAGATCTCCCGTGCCAGCAGCACCTTCTGGGCGTTCCCTCCCGAGAGCTGCCGGACCAGGGAGTTGGCGGTGCCCTTCACGTTGAACGCCTCCAACAACTGCTGCGTCCGGGCCATGATCCGGGACTTGACGAGGAACGGTCCGCGCCTCAGTTGCCGCTGCCGGTAGGACTTCAGCACACAGTTGTCGGCCACGGTCAGCCCCGGCGCCAGACCGGTGCCGATGCGATCCTCGGGGACGTAGGCGAGGCCGCGGTCCGAGGCGGCACGCGGATCGCCCGGCGGCAGCGGCTTCCCGCGCAACCGAACCTCCCCGCCGGTGCGCTTGCGCAGCCCGGCGATCACCTCGCCGAGAGCCACCTGGCCGTTCCCGGCGACGCCGGCGACCCCGAGGATCTCCCCGGCTCGTACCGACAGCGTGATCTCCCGCAACACCGGTGTGCCGTCCGCGTCGACTGCGCTGACGTCACGCAACTCGAGCGCCGGTTCGCCCTCGCCCAGCGGCTGGGACCGCGAGCGTCTCGAGAAGGCGATGTCGCGCCCGACCATCATCCTGGCCAGGCCCCGCGCATCCACGCTCGTCGTGCGGAGGTTCGCCGAGCCGGAGACGCGGCCCTGGCGCAGCACGGTGACCCGGTCGCAGAGAGCCGACACCTCGTCGAGCTTGTGGGAGATGAAGATGACGGCCTCACCCTCGGCCGCCATGCGCCGGAGCGAGACGAACAGTTGCTCGGCCTCCTGGGGGGTCAGCACCGACGTCGGC
It includes:
- a CDS encoding ABC transporter permease, producing MNESLFVDLLAAGVFYGTPLVLAGLGELLAERSGVMNLGVEAMMLMGAVTAFWFVQSFEGPGWLALLLAMLIAALVGMAMATLYAFAVVTLRANQVVSGLALLILGGSTGLSSYLAAIGELAGPSARYELPSYDVLGLSETPIVGPLIFGQNALVYVSWLLVALVAFYLYRTQTGLHLQAVGEDPRSADAMGINVSRYRYGHTMVGGALAGVAGSYYTLELQPSWIDGITAGAGWIAIALVITAFWRPGLLLGGAYLFGIVTSLGFTLQARGVDLPPEIFSSLPYVLTIVAVVLVSSGWARGRLNAPAALGEPYSREEA
- a CDS encoding ABC transporter permease, which translates into the protein MRWLPEIHFERRLKPPRWLGPATPPIAVIAALAIGALVLWASGRDPIDIYQRMVRAAFTNPGAFSNTLVAATPLLLTGLAAAVTFRMKVWNIGADGQLMIGAMLAAAAGTYFGGQSLTTVMTLMILAGIVGGCLWAAIAALLRVYLNTNEVLTTLMLNYIAPLILFYLIFDSTSYWRDLSTQSARVFPRAKTLAEEAFWPQYGTTVVVPFGFILGAVLALALLFVVRSTRFGFQMRVSADSPAAGRYAGIRTGRLLILVMLLSGALAGIAGASQIGDISHRLEPKNLQLAVFGYTGIAVAALVRYHPLAIVVSAILVGALNNAGFNLQGPDLPLGLIGVNQGIILLLVAASEVSARYRVVIGRRDGSATRAPPPGESPDAAAAGDISATQADHGAES
- a CDS encoding BMP family ABC transporter substrate-binding protein, with amino-acid sequence MTVKTRKARRSSAGRLFLILAVLAVGTLIAGACGDDAAEPTAAPAPAPEPAPAPPEPAPAPPPEPAEAPAAAPEEPPPPPPEEPPPPPPEPAAEEPAMDDEPLEILFLYSGPARDGGWTQTFDNARMGIEETYGDRVSTTFKESLWGADVITSVIETAILEGIDVIVGTSYEQGEPMIAAAYENPDVYFVASQWDNPGDLDNFAGYVNAPEDGAYISGVVAGLMVEPGDDIGWVDAFAIPYDIRTINGFAIGMQLTNPTATLKVVFTNDWVDTSLQGQAARSLVDSGVTFMSTSLPSPAIGPVVESAGVPYAGVQVDASTYAPTVTVVTAEYDWRPQIESYIQSIFDGDFKTEFSYLSMDDGAITLTEWGPLYDQLSDDEKAIVEAEIERISSGAGQVYTGPLSDIGGNEILADGEVMAVGDLRSMFWVMPNVEGVDL
- a CDS encoding ABC transporter ATP-binding protein, giving the protein MTTEGAAGARAQDRHDVSARGITKAFPGVVANDGVDFDADRGEVHALLGENGSGKTTLCKILTGLYRPDAGQVLVGGNPVSFRSPADAYDAGIFMVHQHFSLVSSMTVAENVVLGWHRDGRRVFNRRQVEDEVARAAERYDMRVDPRAVISRLSVGERQRVEILKAFYRGARTLILDEPTSVLTPQEAEQLFVSLRRMAAEGEAVIFISHKLDEVSALCDRVTVLRQGRVSGSANLRTTSVDARGLARMMVGRDIAFSRRSRSQPLGEGEPALELRDVSAVDADGTPVLREITLSVRAGEILGVAGVAGNGQVALGEVIAGLRKRTGGEVRLRGKPLPPGDPRAASDRGLAYVPEDRIGTGLAPGLTVADNCVLKSYRQRQLRRGPFLVKSRIMARTQQLLEAFNVKGTANSLVRQLSGGNAQKVLLAREISSEPQVLVVATPTRGLDVSAMESIRTLLLEAAAGGAAILMISEDLGEILDLADRIAVISRGRIQGVIQGDGADAEQVGVLMMGGALEDAGAVAS